ATTTAGCCGGCTTATATTTTGAAGGTGATGGTGTAGAACAAAGCTTAGAGCAATCGTACCTTTGGAACTATATAGCAGCTAAAAGTGGTTATGTTCCTGCACAAAAAAGCCGAGATATAGACGAACATAAACTCAGCGTTAAGCAAATTCAAGAAACCAGAGAAAAAGCAGAAGCACTATACGCGAACCTAGTTGAGCAACAAGAGCTCAAAGTAAAAGCACGTGAAGCAAGTAACCAGCTGTTTAACTAACTCATTCATGACTATGTCACCTACACATTAATAATTTGTAGGTGACACACGCCTATTATTTGATCTACGTCATAACATGCTTTTTCCATTAATTTAAAATAGCGTTGAAATCGTTATTTTAGTTAAGGAACACGTGATGAACTTTTTTACCATGTTATTTAATGACCCTATTGTCTACATTTCAATTATTGGCTTAAGTGTGGTACTCGGCATTTGTGGCTTTTATGTCTATTTTTTCATAAAAAATATTGAACAAAATAATTAGATAATTGCAAACAAAGCGTAACTCACAGAAGCATTCTCTTTTTTTATGCTGTTCTTTCAGGGCATCACATCCCAGTTTATTGTGCGTAAAATAGGCAATATAACGCTGCCTTTGCTATACTGTTCCAGTATTATTGTGATGAACGAAACACATTCTAGAAAAGGTTATTGTGATGGAACTATCAGTTAACAATACATCTAATGCGTTGAGTATTATTGAGCGCACACAACAAGAGCGTGAAGAAAAAAGCGAAAAGTTAGCCTCTGGTAAACGCATAACTAGTGCTGCCGATGATGCCGATGATGCCGCTGGCTTACAAATTAGTAGTCGACTGACCTCGCAAGTAAACAACTATCAACAACTCAGCGTTAATGCGCAAGATCAAGTTAACCTCAATAATGTGCAAACCGGTCAACTATCTTCAATTACTGAAAGTTTACAACGTGCGAATGTGTTATCGATTCAATCTGGTAACCCTTTATCTGATAATAACGCGATTCAAGGTGAGCTCGATCAGTTAACAGAACAAATTAATACCCTTGCTGATAAAGCATTAGGTAATGGCAACTTTGTCTCCGGTTTAGACGCAAACAACCCGCAAGCGACGCAACAATCAATAGAATCAGCTTTAGCTACCATTTCTGACAATGCCACAACATTAGAGGCTGAAAATAGTACTCTAGCCGCGCAAGTTAGCACGTACGAAGCGACACAAGTTAATGTAAGTGCAGCCAGATCTCGTATTGAAGATACCGACTATGGGCAAACGAGTAGTGAGCAACAGCAAGTTGATAGCCAACTACAAGCCGCAGTACTCAATAAAAAAGATGAAGAAACACGTAAAGGGTTACTGATAAACCAATTGGTTTAAATGCCGTTCTTACCTTCAAAGTGATCATTTATTTAACACACAGTGGCATAGTATCCGTTGTTATAACTATTTGGGTATAATAGGCCAATTCAGTTACACTACTGTGCCTAGTCATTAATTAACACATTTATGATCATTCCTTTAGATGCTATCGACTCAGACACACTTAATAATATCATTGAAGCATTCATCCTACGTGAAGGCACTGATTATGGTGAGCAAGAAGCAAGTATGCTGGAAAAAATAGCGATGGTAAAAATGCAGCTTCAACAAGGAAGAGCCGTTTTGGTTTATTCTGAGCTACACCAGAACGTTAACATTTTACCGGCAAAACAGTTTAATAAGGTACCTTCTTCATCCGATGATTATTAAATCGCTAGCTGGGATTAGTTAGACACGTCAATACCATCCATCACTAATCCCCAAGTTTGACCTATCGAGTAAAGCTTAAGGTAAATACAACCGGTACAGTATGACTTATACTTGGTAAGCCTGCTAATTCTTGCAATTTATTAATGCCTTTTACAAGGGCAAAATCTTGCGCTTTAATCAAAATAGGCGCTACGCTTGTGACCACAACTTTATTTTTCGCTAAACGGCTAACATTCACCTGTGCATTAATAGTTTGTTTATTATCATGTAACGTCATTTCACCTGTTAAGGTTAACGGTTTGATCTCGCCCATTTTCAGCTTCGAGAGAAATTCAGGCGATATTTTGCTAGTAAACGTTGCCTTGGGAAACATTTTCGTCGCAAATAAATGCTCTCCCATACGTTGATCACGTATCGGTATATTGGTATTGACGCTCGCGAGATCAATAGTTAACTCAACATCACCTTTATTTGAAATTTTGGCAGTCAGTGCGCTAAATGTGTGATTTTCAGCAATATGTTCTTTTTTAATCGAAGTAAAAACTAACGATGATTCATCAGTATTTAGCTGCCAATTAGCCATCGCGGGAAACA
The Thalassotalea hakodatensis genome window above contains:
- a CDS encoding flagellin — its product is MELSVNNTSNALSIIERTQQEREEKSEKLASGKRITSAADDADDAAGLQISSRLTSQVNNYQQLSVNAQDQVNLNNVQTGQLSSITESLQRANVLSIQSGNPLSDNNAIQGELDQLTEQINTLADKALGNGNFVSGLDANNPQATQQSIESALATISDNATTLEAENSTLAAQVSTYEATQVNVSAARSRIEDTDYGQTSSEQQQVDSQLQAAVLNKKDEETRKGLLINQLV
- a CDS encoding YheU family protein — protein: MIIPLDAIDSDTLNNIIEAFILREGTDYGEQEASMLEKIAMVKMQLQQGRAVLVYSELHQNVNILPAKQFNKVPSSSDDY
- a CDS encoding YceI family protein — encoded protein: MKKIITVLASLLMFPAMANWQLNTDESSLVFTSIKKEHIAENHTFSALTAKISNKGDVELTIDLASVNTNIPIRDQRMGEHLFATKMFPKATFTSKISPEFLSKLKMGEIKPLTLTGEMTLHDNKQTINAQVNVSRLAKNKVVVTSVAPILIKAQDFALVKGINKLQELAGLPSISHTVPVVFTLSFTR